The segment GCCAAActtaaaatacgtatttaggaccttaaaagaaagaaaattttcctTTGAAAGAATGCTCGCAAACGCTTCGTTCAAGAGATATTGACTTCTTAAGTTACAGAACTTTTAGGAATGTTTAATGTCGAAATGTCGCTTTTTGCTTTGTTTTGAAGATCCTAAATCATTGATAGGCTTATGTTCGCACTGTAAACAAAGCTCCTTTTAttcgtacaaaataataaaaaccaataataaaaactaatcgCAAAACACTCTCCTCCGTTCCTTTGAGATGGCACGGAGGCTGATGCCGGAAATAAATGCTGGACACGTTGAAGATGGTATGGATAACGTCCATCAGCTGAAAGTGTCTTCCATATGATTGTAGATGCAATTCCTAATTCACAACCAGATTTTCGGACACATGTTGATGAGTTTTGGTCAAAATGCTGCAATATGATGGCTgttcttcttttattctacAGCGGGGCACCATATTAAATGACCCAGTTTCTTTCAATCGTTGAAATGTTGAAGAAAATACAAACTTATTTGGCAATTTTCTGTTCGGAAATCGCGCGGCATATTCACGACGAACAGCGTTAGCATTTCCGTCACAAAATCCATATAAATAAACCATATCGGCATATTCACTATTAGAATACAAACGAGGCATAATTGCATTGATTTAATACAAGTTTACCCTACGAAAGCATTCAATggactaaaaattattttgtacgaaTGAAAGGAGCTTTGTTTACAGTGCGAACATAAGCCTATCAATGATTTAGGATCTTCAAAACAAAGCAAAAAGCGACATTTCGACATTATACATTCCTAAGAGTTCTGTAACTTAAGAAGTCAATATCACTTGAACGAAGCGTTTGCGAGCATTCTTCcaaaggaaatttttttttgttttgagaTCTTAAATACGTATTTCAAGTTTAGCCATTTAACCCgggaacaccctgtatatatacatatgtgtgtgtgtacataaGAGAGATgtcatattttaatcaaacaaCTCAACTAttacataaatgataaggttatgaaaaaattaatatttaacaaatatattatatagattattatCCATAAAACATTATAAGGAATTCAGTAATCCTTACGAGATGATATTGAAACCTGTTTTGCTATAATTACAACATATGTCAagctttctatttattatacatgCGCACACACACTTACATATGGAATTAAGTAAATGTCCCATTCAtagttttaaaagttttttttagttttttacaatccaacttttatttctgcaattcCGACTTATTAATTTGTGTTCTTAATCAAATCCAGTCTTGATTTGGAGTAAAATCATACATCcatttacaaaagataaatttgattCTCAATCTTCAAATAATCttactattaaaaaactagaactttcttaatttttttaaaatcttacaattagtatttacaaaatatttggatgaattgattaaatattagagAACACAAagtattctataatattttaatttttaatttaattttatttttaattttttaatttttaattttaatatatatgaatatatacacGAGTCACtttttgtgtatatgtatatacatttatcaaacttaatatattaacgagatctttttaataaagaattgttaatttatattaatttaatttttactctaacttatttatataattaattatataatgaataatataaactctaattaatttatggtAATAAATGACAGGTATGTGGCCGCTAGAAGGATCGCCAGAAGTAGTCCGCTGGATCAGTTATGTTATGCCGACAACTTTGCCCGTGATATCTCTGAGAGCAGTGTTAGAGAAAGGTTTTCCCATATACGAGTTCGAAGTTTACAGCGGCGTACTACTAGAATTAATATGGATAATTGTACTGTTTATTGGTTGCTTAAGCGGCCTAAAATTCAGATCCTCGTAACATCacttagaaattaaaaaaaatttatttcaaaaaaaaaaaaaagaaaacaataatgtCTTGCCTGATTGGATATGGTTTTTAATGGTTTATaacactataataaaacatttaaaaaaataaattttttgaattttttctattctcttaattttaataaaaaataaataataaataatttcaaaatcattATAAGATATAAGGATTAGGctagtataataatatcaaattaatatatatattaaaaggcATCTCAAGCCATCGCtgggatgttagtgcgaaagttattaatatttttatatatgtagaaaattaattcgtCTACTAGAGacattattctaaataaattatttattaaaataataattaatgtaataatttaaatcgcCGCTCTACACAAAATTGATATGTGAAATAGCTTcctcaataataataagttattCCTACTTCTTTCGaaatctcttcttttttcttaaataacttgacattcttttatatacttaaGCATAAATTGAATTGGCATTGGAGTATCAAGGTAACTAAAACAGCATGCGAATATTGAATATACTGTTTGCCGTGTGAGAAATTGAATAACAGAGGACCCTTTGACTGAAGATATAAAGGCTCATCAAGATATTTAAGCTGTGCGTAGAATGCACCGTGCGATACGGCTGAAACTTTGCAAGTACGATCAGGAGGAACTCGATGCGGCCACTAAAATCCCGAACCCATGGTGCCCGGATAGAAAAACAATCCTAGAAGATTTTTCCTCCTGTCCGTATCCGACCGTGGCAAACGGTTGTCTTCATCTACTGCTCAAACCCACGGGATTAAATCATGCTGATATTGGACGCAATTCGCTTTCATGGGAATAATTCTGCTTTATCCGCACGAGCTCGGCGTTCACGTTAGCGACGAAGATATGATAGCTTTTTGTCACCTATGGAGAGGTATAGAATATCTTCTTGGTATCGAAGATGAGTAAGTACGATCTGGCGTTTCCGCGCAAGTTCGCTCATCATTACATTTCAAACACTGCGATGTTAATAGCAAGATCATTATGGCAGTAAGTTTAACTAATAACAAgtttaaacttttcttttgagTTTAACGTATTTCCAttctagaataaattttttatttatctaaacattggtttttaatctttattcaatgcatatttttgcttttgcttcttgatttttatttgttatgcgTTTGTTGActgatttattactttttataattattataatatattattctataatctgttctgtaaaattaatacGTTTTACCGACAATAAATCTATGCTCTAGATACAACTTTTGTCGCGGCAGTCTTGAGGAGATAAAGCAAAGGGGGCGAAACTTTACCGAAACTTGGGTGAGACCGTATTTACGGCAAGTAACACCTGAATGGGAGCACATGCTAAGATGTTTGGTAGAAggtacaaattattatacggCGAATAGTCTCGCAATTTTTACTGCTAGTCGCTGATTTATTAGCATTAATATGCCACATATGCGAAAAACGCTTACTTATTTTCAACGATTGCAGCTTATGTTACTACGGTaagcacaaataaataaatcaaaagtGTATATGCAacttttagttaaaaatataataattggtaAATTCTGCacatcttaattattatatttgtaatttataatgataaatatttataatatctagtaatttataatcataacatttttaataattattttgcacaatttcAGCTTTATACTACATTATGGCATGAAAATACAATTTGTACGGGAGTATGTAAACAGGAGAGTTGTAAGAGTCTCGATAAAGCGATTAAATTTGATCGCGAAAAACACAAAAAACTCAAAAAAAGTTCTGCTCAAAAGGTTCCAGATTTTTTCTGCGATTCTTAACTGAGAATGGTTAAcaattatattctaaaatgacagtttatttgacatttattctatttttgtcaaaattaaaagatctaagaaagaaaaagaaagtattctaaatttattcctttcttttccttattttacatattaaatatataaataagtctTCGCGTGTACAATAATTCATtcttatatattcaataaatgtactatttttttctgttcagCAATTCTCTTATTACttcatattaatgtattaaggtatcaatttttttccttttatatgtatgtcttacaaaactgtaattaatataagtaaTGTTAGTTcctatatatgtatttgaCATATTATTTGTACGCATCTCTTGAAAAGATTCCTTTCCTTATTTAGAATGGATTGCTTATAATTGCtggaaatataaacaaaattaagaaaattaaataataattaaatcccCTTATTGCAGTGTTAACTTCATGATAAAAACtgatagttaataaatatatattactagtattctatttttttcagatttatatatatttttatatttcaccatgctttaaaattatgcaacatgagattactttttaataagatGATGTATGAAACAATCGGTCAAATACTAAATTATAGTCCGAAAAAACAAGTGCATTTTCgcaaaaaatctaaaaaacaaatacaaaatttttctattaggAGAAAAACTATATGcgaaaaataatgttcttgaaatacttttattattctatactGCTAAAAAGTATAAGAAAATcatgtcaaaatattttacttattctGATATCTACACTGCTTTTATACCACATCTTTTtgcaattcaaaaattaatat is part of the Linepithema humile isolate Giens D197 chromosome 3, Lhum_UNIL_v1.0, whole genome shotgun sequence genome and harbors:
- the LOC105670123 gene encoding uncharacterized protein; the encoded protein is YWTQFAFMGIILLYPHELGVHVSDEDMIAFCHLWRGIEYLLGIEDENLCSRYNFCRGSLEEIKQRGRNFTETWVRPYLRQVTPEWEHMLRCLVEGTNYYTANSLAIFTASR